One Spinacia oleracea cultivar Varoflay chromosome 4, BTI_SOV_V1, whole genome shotgun sequence DNA segment encodes these proteins:
- the LOC110789751 gene encoding uncharacterized protein: protein MASSGNIPIDGTRNDNDVNDGNGNHKSSLKLEGMKERIEALRKDPIFGDNPGETSDNRMDLMRLIMSELLQGNRQKPRSEQEECSNMFKKFASHNPPTYDGKPDPTEFEEWISDMEKLFDATQCPEKWKVNYAVFYLKGQANLWWKSVRGIQNEPGFGWEKLTEAMREQFYPYSLQLQMESEFIKLSQGKKNVLEYEVKFNELARFAPDLVTTDRQRMNRFEGGLKIEIGDRLSSSRISTFQELYDREINVESIIKLREETYGKRKGSFEENQPNNKKQNVNVSYQGGNNGNQNFNKNRGCVKCGRWNHTEKECRIGTRDCFKCGSKDHKIIDCPQIHREQGDRRNDENKGNGGTTNFNRNPPRGATSNGRVFLMQGKDDDANDNDDFASME, encoded by the coding sequence ATGGCTTCAAGCGGAAATATTCCTATTGACGGCACAAGGAACGATAACGACGTCAACGATGGCAATGGTAATCACAAGTCTTCACTAAAGCTGGAGGGAATGAAAGAAAGAATCGAAGCATTGCGCAAAGATCCCATTTTCGGAGACAATCCAGGAGAAACGAGTGATAACCGAATGGACCTCATGAGATTGATAATGTCGGAACTTCTGCAAGGAAATCGTCAAAAGCCAAGGTCAGAGCAAGAAGAATGCTCCAACATGTTCAAGAAGTTCGCTTCTCATAATCCCCCTACATATGATGGCAAGCCAGACCCTACCGAATTTGAAGAATGGATTAGCGATATGGAAAAGTTATTTGATGCTACGCAATGCCCCGAGAAGTGGAAGGTCAACTATGCCGTCTTTTACTTGAAAGGACAAGCCAACCTATGGTGGAAAAGTGTTAGAGGAATCCAAAATGAGCCTGGTTTTGGTTGGGAAAAACTGACGGAAGCTATGCGGGAACAATTTTATCCCTATTCTCTGCAACTGCAAATGGAATCAGAATTTATCAAATTGAGTCAAGGAAAGAAGAATGTTCTGGAATATGAAGTGAAATTCAATGAGCTTGCTCGATTTGCCCCTGACCTGGTGACTACTGATAGGCAAAGGATGAATCGATTTGAAGGAGGATTAAAGATTGAGATCGGTGATCGTCTCTCGAGTTCTAGAATTTCCACATTCCAAGAGTTGTATGATCGAGAAATTAACGTCGAAAGTATTATCAAGCTTCGAGAAGAAACATATGGAAAACGAAAAGGGAGCTTCGAAGAAAATCAACCGAACAATAAGAAACAAAATGTCAATGTCAGCTATCAAGGAGGGAATAACGGAAACCAAAACTTCAACAAGAATCGTGGATGCGTCAAGTGTGGAAGATGGAACCATACTGAGAAAGAATGTCGAATTGGTACGCGagattgcttcaaatgtggtagCAAAGATCACAAAATCATAGATTGTCCTCAAATACATCGAGAGCAAGGTGATAGGAGAAACGATGAAAACAAAGGAAATGGTGGCACTACAAATTTCAACCGTAATCCCCCACGTGGAGCAACTTCGAATGGAAGAGTGTTTTTAATGCAAGGAAAAGACGATGATGCAAATGACAATGACGACTTCGCTAGTATGGAATGA
- the LOC110789761 gene encoding uncharacterized protein isoform X2: protein MAVSCWITSSPLQKFPPLSTSSFQLQTSYHHLRLHSCSSSINFLAEPLHCSNRVFRKRFLRHSRDLRVRCNSETPSNLSGSSDSTSIQVYRDFERLVTETVKQSQDAWGGASNWSEVEGAWVLGPTHSKPWSIVHFIGGIFVGAAPQLAYRSFLERLCEKGILVIATPYASGFDHFSIADEVQFKFDRCLRSLQETVGDLPTFGIGHSLGSVVHLLIGSRYAVQRNGNVFMAFNNKAETTLKQLENLSPPIMKQVLPLLEQLPPLYMDLAKGRENFSPKPEETRRLVKTYYGINRNLLIKFKDDMIDETSMLAQVLTVDSAISCELDMSIRTVTGDHGTPLQQAFPDVPPAMADAVNRGSELLSNLIAGTPWETMAKDVSTSLGIDTQIFRAESSKDLENLVDVLSSWMSSNTGPNLLR, encoded by the exons ATGGCGGTATCCTGCTGGATTACATCATCCCCTCTCCAAAAATTTCCGCCATTATCAACATCTTCCTTCCAACTTCAAACTTCATATCATCATCTTCGTCTTCATAGTTGCAGCAGTTCTATCAATTTCCTTGCCGAACCCTTGCATTGCAGTAACCGTGTTTTCCGGAAGCGATTTCTCCGCCATAGCCGCGACCTTCGTGTTCGCTGCAATTCTGAAACTCCTAGTAATCTTAGTGGAAGCTCCGATTCTACTTCTATCCAAGTTTACCGCGATTTTGAGag ATTGGTTACGGAAACAGTAAAACAGTCACAAGATGCTTGGGGTGGAGCTAGCAACTGGAGTGAAGTTGAG GGAGCTTGGGTGTTGGGACCGACACACTCAAAACCATGGTCAATTGTACATTTTATTGGCGGTATATTTGTTGGAGCTGCTCCACAGCTTGCCTACCGTTCATTTCTTGAACGCCTCTGTGAAAA GGGTATATTGGTGATTGCGACACCATATGCTAGTGGATTTGATCATTTTTCAATTGCTGATGAGGTGCAATTTAAGTTTGACCGGTGTCTCCGGTCTCTACAGGAAACA GTTGGTGACCTTCCTACTTTTGGAATTGGGCATTCACTGGGCTCTGTTGTCCACCTATTAATTG GATCAAGGTATGCTGTGCAGCGTAATGGGAATGTATTCATGGCATTCAATAACAAG GCGGAGACGACTCTTAAGCAGTTGGAGAACCTTAGCCCTCCCATCATGAAGCAAGTTCTTCCCTTGCTTGAGCAACTTCCACCGTTGTACATGGACTTGGCTAAAGGAAGAGAGAACTTCAGTCCAAAACCTGAAGAGACTCGACGCCTT GTAAAAACGTACTATGGCATAAACAGGAATCTTCTGATAAAGTTCAAAGATGATATGATAGATGAGACGTCGATGCTGGCACAAGTGCTGACTGTTGATTCTGCTATTAGTTGTGAGCTGGACATGTCCATTCGTACAGTGACTGGCGACCATGGTACACCTTTGCAGCAG GCTTTCCCCGATGTTCCTCCTGCAATGGCTGATGCAGTGAATCGTGGAAGTGAGCTTTTATCGAATTTGATTGCTGGGACTCCATGGGAGACAATGGCTAAGGATGTCAGCACATCATTGGGCATTGACACTCAGATTTTTCGTGCAGAGTCTTCAAAGGACTTGGAGAATCTTGTTGATGTTCTCAGTTCTTGGATGTCCTCCAACACAGGCCCAAACCTATTGAGGTGA
- the LOC110789761 gene encoding uncharacterized protein isoform X1: MAVSCWITSSPLQKFPPLSTSSFQLQTSYHHLRLHSCSSSINFLAEPLHCSNRVFRKRFLRHSRDLRVRCNSETPSNLSGSSDSTSIQVYRDFERLVTETVKQSQDAWGGASNWSEVEGAWVLGPTHSKPWSIVHFIGGIFVGAAPQLAYRSFLERLCEKGILVIATPYASGFDHFSIADEVQFKFDRCLRSLQETVGDLPTFGIGHSLGSVVHLLIGSRYAVQRNGNVFMAFNNKDPSQAIPLFSPIFLPMTQRMGPLLSQIASSETVRLGAETTLKQLENLSPPIMKQVLPLLEQLPPLYMDLAKGRENFSPKPEETRRLVKTYYGINRNLLIKFKDDMIDETSMLAQVLTVDSAISCELDMSIRTVTGDHGTPLQQAFPDVPPAMADAVNRGSELLSNLIAGTPWETMAKDVSTSLGIDTQIFRAESSKDLENLVDVLSSWMSSNTGPNLLR, from the exons ATGGCGGTATCCTGCTGGATTACATCATCCCCTCTCCAAAAATTTCCGCCATTATCAACATCTTCCTTCCAACTTCAAACTTCATATCATCATCTTCGTCTTCATAGTTGCAGCAGTTCTATCAATTTCCTTGCCGAACCCTTGCATTGCAGTAACCGTGTTTTCCGGAAGCGATTTCTCCGCCATAGCCGCGACCTTCGTGTTCGCTGCAATTCTGAAACTCCTAGTAATCTTAGTGGAAGCTCCGATTCTACTTCTATCCAAGTTTACCGCGATTTTGAGag ATTGGTTACGGAAACAGTAAAACAGTCACAAGATGCTTGGGGTGGAGCTAGCAACTGGAGTGAAGTTGAG GGAGCTTGGGTGTTGGGACCGACACACTCAAAACCATGGTCAATTGTACATTTTATTGGCGGTATATTTGTTGGAGCTGCTCCACAGCTTGCCTACCGTTCATTTCTTGAACGCCTCTGTGAAAA GGGTATATTGGTGATTGCGACACCATATGCTAGTGGATTTGATCATTTTTCAATTGCTGATGAGGTGCAATTTAAGTTTGACCGGTGTCTCCGGTCTCTACAGGAAACA GTTGGTGACCTTCCTACTTTTGGAATTGGGCATTCACTGGGCTCTGTTGTCCACCTATTAATTG GATCAAGGTATGCTGTGCAGCGTAATGGGAATGTATTCATGGCATTCAATAACAAG GACCCAAGCCAAGCTATTCCATTGTTTTCACCTATTTTTCTCCCTATGACTCAAAGAATGGGGCCCCTTCTGTCACAGATAGCATCATCAGAGACGGTGCGGCTTGGT GCGGAGACGACTCTTAAGCAGTTGGAGAACCTTAGCCCTCCCATCATGAAGCAAGTTCTTCCCTTGCTTGAGCAACTTCCACCGTTGTACATGGACTTGGCTAAAGGAAGAGAGAACTTCAGTCCAAAACCTGAAGAGACTCGACGCCTT GTAAAAACGTACTATGGCATAAACAGGAATCTTCTGATAAAGTTCAAAGATGATATGATAGATGAGACGTCGATGCTGGCACAAGTGCTGACTGTTGATTCTGCTATTAGTTGTGAGCTGGACATGTCCATTCGTACAGTGACTGGCGACCATGGTACACCTTTGCAGCAG GCTTTCCCCGATGTTCCTCCTGCAATGGCTGATGCAGTGAATCGTGGAAGTGAGCTTTTATCGAATTTGATTGCTGGGACTCCATGGGAGACAATGGCTAAGGATGTCAGCACATCATTGGGCATTGACACTCAGATTTTTCGTGCAGAGTCTTCAAAGGACTTGGAGAATCTTGTTGATGTTCTCAGTTCTTGGATGTCCTCCAACACAGGCCCAAACCTATTGAGGTGA